The sequence below is a genomic window from Qipengyuania flava.
ATTCTGCGAATCGAGCGAAACCCAATGCGTCAGGCGCAGGCCGCCGGGTGCCGAGCCGTCGCGCGCGAAGATCAGCGTGATGACGCCGAACTCGGGCCGTTTGGGATCGCGCACTTCGATGCTGACCACATCCGGATGGCTGGTCGGCACGACGCGGCCGTATTGCTTCACGTCGCGCGAGGGATCGAGCAGGGCGCCGAGCGGCGAATTCTTGATCGGCCAGCGCTGGACCTGGTTTACCTCGTAGTCGACCATGTAGAGCGAGCGGCCGTTCGAGACGACCAGCATCGGTACGCCCTTTTCGTACTGGAACCGGATCTTGCCCGGGCGCTTCAGCGTCATCACGCCCCGCACGGTCTGGCCCGTGCGGTCGGTCTGCACGAAATCGGCGCGCATGGTGGAAATGCCGCGCAGCGCGGTCACCGCGCGGTCGAGATCGCCGGCGGCGGCCTCAACCGGGGCGGGCGCGAGGATCGCGGACGCAGGAAGCGCCGCAGCCAGCGAAAGGGCCAGCGCGGCGCGGATCGAGGTTTTCGATGTCGAAGACAAGTTGGTCATGCTCCTTCGTATCACGTCGGAGCGTTGAACCCTCACTGAACCCGGGAAGTTCCCACTGTTCAGACAGGGCGGGCCTTACTTGATCTTGGCTTCCTTGAACTCGACGTGCTTGCGCGCGACGGGATCGTACTTGCGGAAGGAGAACTTTTCCGTGTGGTTACGGGGGTTCTTCTTGGTCACGTAGTAGAAGCCCGTTCCTTCGGTCGAGACGAGCTTGATCTTGACGGTTGCGGGCTTCGCCATGGCGTGTTCCTAAGATCTTTCGAAAAGGGCCGCCCAAGCCAATGGACGGGCCGAAATAATAAGGGCGGCGCGAGCTGCACCGCCGTCCGGCGCGCCCTTTGGGTGATTCACGGGGAAAAGTCAAGCCATCCGGAGCTTGCAGGCGGCACGCTGCTTTCCTATCGCGCAAGCCATGCCTCAGTCTCGCTTTCCGCCAACCGGTCCTGTCGCGCGGGACGCCTATGACCGCCTCGCGCAGGGCTATTCTGACCGGTCCGAAACAAAGGCCGAGAACGGCTATAACGAGCATCCGGCAATCCGCGCCGCGATCGGCTCGTTCAAGGGGCTGGACGTGTTCGAGGCAGGATGCGGCCCCGGCTTCCTCATGCGCGATGCGCTGCTGGGCGGAGCGCGCCGGGTGGTTGGCGTCGACGTTAGTCCGGCGATGGTAGCAATTGCGCGCCAGCGTCTCGAAACATGGACCGATGGCTGGCAGGTCGTCGAACACGATTTGGACGAACCGCTCGACGACTGGGGCGATGCCAGTTTCGACCTTGTCGCATCGTCGCTCGCCCTCGATTACGTGCGCGACTGGTCGGTGCCACTGGCCGGGTTTCTTCGTCTCCTGCGGCCGGGCGGACGTCTGGTTGTTTCAGTACAGCACCCACTTGGAGCCTATCTCTGGTTCAAGCCCGAGAGCGCTTTCGGTATCCAGGAATGCGTGGCCGAATGGCGCGGATTCACCAGTGAGCCCGTTGCGGTCCCGGATCACTATCGCTCGGTCGAGGAAATCATCAATCCGCTGCTCGCGGCCGGCTTCGTGCTCGAGCGCCTGACCGAGACGCGGCCCGCTCCGGAGCTGGAAGCGATCGATCCGGAGAAATTCCGGCGCAACTCGACGATCCCGACATTCCTGGTGATCGAGGCAAGGCGCCCCTAGAAGCGCACCTTGCCGCGGTTGGCCTTGACCTCGCCGCGCACTTTCTTGGCCTTGAGGCGCTTTACCTTGCCGACGCGGTTGACGCGGCTCTTCTTGCGTTTTCTGGGCGGTGTCAGCGCTTCGTTGAGGAGGGCCACCAACCGCTCGCGCGCGGCCTCGCGGTTCTGTTCCTGCGTGCGGTATTCGTTCGCGGTCAGCACGATCTCGCCGCCCTTGGTGAGCTTGCTGCCCGCGACCTCCTTCAGCCGCTCGAAGGCATCGGGCGGCATGCCAAGCTGGAACACATCGACGCGCAGCTGAACGGCGGTGGCGACCTTGTTGACGTTCTGGCCGCCGGGGCCGGAGGAGGCGATGAACTTCTCCTCCGCGATTTCGAGAGCCTTGTCGGCTATGCGTCCCATTCAGTCCTGGCCATCGGAGAAGCCGAGGGAGGCGAAGTCCTGCGGCAGGGGAGCACTGGCGGCAATCGGCGGCTTGCCCTCGCGCGGGATGGTGATGGCCGCGGCGTGGAGCATGGTGCGCGGCGCGCCTTTCCCGTTGCCGTAGACCGGGTCGCCCAAGAGCGACATGCCGAGCCCGGCCTCGCAATGGACGCGGATTTGGTGCGTGCGGCCGGTCTCGGGGCGGAACTCGAGCAGCGCTTTGCCGTCCACTTCTGAAAGCACGCGCCAATGGGTAATCGAGGGCTTGCCCTTCTTCGCGGCGATCATCCGCCAGCCCTTCTCGGCGCTGCTGATCTTGGACAGCGAAAGCTCGATCGTCCCCTCAGCTTCGCTCGGCACGCCGGACAGCACGCCAAGGTAGCGTTTCTCGAC
It includes:
- a CDS encoding LolA family protein; translated protein: MTNLSSTSKTSIRAALALSLAAALPASAILAPAPVEAAAGDLDRAVTALRGISTMRADFVQTDRTGQTVRGVMTLKRPGKIRFQYEKGVPMLVVSNGRSLYMVDYEVNQVQRWPIKNSPLGALLDPSRDVKQYGRVVPTSHPDVVSIEVRDPKRPEFGVITLIFARDGSAPGGLRLTHWVSLDSQNHRTTVRLANQRYGVAVADSAFSFRDPRRSSRRPG
- the rpmG gene encoding 50S ribosomal protein L33 — protein: MAKPATVKIKLVSTEGTGFYYVTKKNPRNHTEKFSFRKYDPVARKHVEFKEAKIK
- a CDS encoding class I SAM-dependent methyltransferase; this encodes MPQSRFPPTGPVARDAYDRLAQGYSDRSETKAENGYNEHPAIRAAIGSFKGLDVFEAGCGPGFLMRDALLGGARRVVGVDVSPAMVAIARQRLETWTDGWQVVEHDLDEPLDDWGDASFDLVASSLALDYVRDWSVPLAGFLRLLRPGGRLVVSVQHPLGAYLWFKPESAFGIQECVAEWRGFTSEPVAVPDHYRSVEEIINPLLAAGFVLERLTETRPAPELEAIDPEKFRRNSTIPTFLVIEARRP
- the arfB gene encoding alternative ribosome rescue aminoacyl-tRNA hydrolase ArfB — encoded protein: MGRIADKALEIAEEKFIASSGPGGQNVNKVATAVQLRVDVFQLGMPPDAFERLKEVAGSKLTKGGEIVLTANEYRTQEQNREAARERLVALLNEALTPPRKRKKSRVNRVGKVKRLKAKKVRGEVKANRGKVRF
- a CDS encoding RluA family pseudouridine synthase, translating into MTQIPILFEDGEALVIDKPAGLPIERPRRGGPSLDDHFEELKLGFQRPPVPVHRIDTDTSGCLLLARNPKALKRFAKAFEERLVEKRYLGVLSGVPSEAEGTIELSLSKISSAEKGWRMIAAKKGKPSITHWRVLSEVDGKALLEFRPETGRTHQIRVHCEAGLGMSLLGDPVYGNGKGAPRTMLHAAAITIPREGKPPIAASAPLPQDFASLGFSDGQD